The Zygotorulaspora mrakii chromosome 6, complete sequence genome includes the window GATTGCCTGCCCTTGCAAAGAgagctttttcaaaaacttcacTACTGTCATAGCAGCTTGGGAATCCAGACCTGATGTGGGCTCATCCAGTAGTAAAAGCAAAGAAGGCTTCGTGACAAGTTCTACACCAATTGAAAGCAACTTTCTGTCAGTGGGTGTAAGATCTCTCACAAGAACATTAGGATTTAACTTCAGTAAATCTGATATCACATTAATGTACGACTTGTCCCCGTCTCCCCGTAAAACGCACGAAACTTCAAGCGACTCAAGCACAGTCAGCAGATCAAGATGTACATCTTGCTGTTGCACAAATCCAATACTGCGACTGAATGCAGTCAAATTCTCAAGGGGTTTTCCATCAATGAGAAATTGCCCGCTTACAACTCCAGATTTAGTCATTCTTGAGAATATGTTCAACAAGGTTGTTTTACCGGCTCCCGATTCGCCCATTAGTGCTGTCATCCCAGTGGCAACGAAACCAGAATTTCCATCTATTAGTTTCATGCCGTTGACCGTGTACTCTATATTGCTCCATGAGAAGACGTGATTTTGAGATTCAACATATGTACCAGTTTCCATGCATTCATCAGATTTTGATatgatattcttttggGACATAAATAAGTCAATCGACGAGCTAGAACTATGGTCGGGACGCTCATCTTGAACCATGTATCCTCTTGAGGATTTTCTCGCTGCGTTATAATCATGAAATCTACCCAGAATTTCATAATCCGTcattttgttgaacaacGGAGGGACATACTCAGCTGCCAGCAGCGAAATTACCAACAGGAACGCCAGGAATCCCAATAAGATACCGAAGTTCCTCCAAACGTGCCCATAAGTGTAGTTAAGAGCTTGCTTCAAATAGTCCTTTCCATATACGAATGACCTACCTAAGGTGGCTCCTTGCCAAGCGCAAGTTTTATGGCTGAAAGGAACATCTGAATAATTTAGGCCTCTCGGAACAATCATTTCTGAGCAATCAAGTTGCAGATTGAAGAGTTCATTACTCAATATAGCTTCCATAGCAAACATCGCAGGGTTGATGTAGGCAATCCATACGAACCACGGATGCATGTCCTGAATGTATATGACATATGATGCGTACATTGCAATTGCTAACAGCACTATACCTGCAACTGAGTTTGcaattgatatatttggaGTAATGAAAGCTATAAAGGAGAACAGTGATACCATggtgaaattgaatatgCTGAGAAATAGAAGAAATGTGAAGAAACGAGCAGCATCAGCTTGAAAGTGAGCTAAAAAATACAGTATTATAGTGAAGAGAATCACAATAATAAGTTTGAAGACATAATCATGAATAGTATTCCCAAATGCTTCAATCCATCTAGAATAAAAGTGTAGCTTAACTTGCTTATTCACAACCATCTGCCTTTGGAAAGTATCTGGTATATCAGCTAGAGCCATAAACGTGAAAAACAATACAGCAAAGAAAGTCAAAGAACCTTTCGAAAAGGAACCCAGTGTCGTTAGAGGAATATCATAAAACAAAGACCCTGTGACAAGAGCCTCAACAACTGCCGACACTACTTGTGCAAAAATAAAACCTTTGTCACCAAGGAGTCGCTGAAATGCTCTTCTTGTACAACAACGAATTTGTGTACACCTAGTAGTATCGAATAAGGGGGttaaatcatcatcattaaaCCGGTCACACCCTTCTTCAATCTGTCTTGACGTTATATGTTTCCAATTATCATGATTACAAGACACAATCCATTTTTGGTGGAGATACTCTTCGAAATTTGGTGTCATTACTTGAAAATGAGGCAGGGTCATTTTCATGCCATGCTCAGTGGATTCGGGTCGGAAGTTTAAAATGGATGTTAGATATTCAATGACACAGAGATTTGGATCTTTTGGGATTTCCAGGGTACAGGTGAAGTATTCAAGACACTCTTCAACGGTGCCGTAAAACACTTGATAAGACTCTGATAGTAGTAAAATCTTGTCGAACTTCTGGACTATCTTATCACTCGCTTGTGAAATCTTGACAAAATTAACAGATTTTGTAGTCTGGGTCAACCTTTTCAAGGTATTTAAGAATTCAAGAGCTGTGGAAGAGTCAAGGCCCTTTGTGGAGTTATCCCAAAGATAAAAGGATCCATTAGCAATAAATGTTTCGAGAATAGAAATTCTTTTCCGCTCCCCACCTGAAATACCACGAATAGCTTCATCGCCTACTCGTGTATCTGCCACATTTGCCAGACCTAGCTCTTCCAACAAGGCATCTCTAAGCTCATCACGCTCACTCTTCGATAGAGAGAACTTACAATCTAACGCAAAATCAACAGTTTGCTTAACCGTAAGAGTTGGGAAATGAATATCGTCCTCATTATTGTAAATGATATGTTGGGGACATTTTGTGGAAAAGCTTTTATATTCGTTATCCTTAAACCTGATGGATCCCTCTGGAAAGTAGGACATACGATCATGATTCTCGAATAACGccttaaaaaaagaagatgatgactTTCCCAATACAAGCACCATTTCCCCACCAACCGCCCTGAATACCAAATCATTTAAAAATGTGCCGTGCTTAGCACTATTCTCTATATCAAAGTCCTCAGAATGATTATTAATGAAATGATTTTGATCCAATCTTATTGAAGCCCCATCGAAAGTAACTGAACAATCAGGTATACTTCTGaaatactttgaaaaactcATGCCACCTAAACAGAGAGACTCGTATGACTGGTAAGTGTTCGAGATATCAAGACGAGAATTCCGAACGATCAAGTGAACAAAACCAGTAGAAACCAACTACTTGAAAGCTTAATAGTATTTCCACAAATATTGGCCTTGCCCTTTTTTAATAGATCCAACGATACAGTGACAGCTCCTTCAACAGAAACTTTGGACTCTAGGGTTATAAATATCGGAATGAATGTAGGAAGGATGTAATGCCTAAGCAAGCGCTGCAGATATACCAAACTGCATAAACTAGAGTAGCATTATAATTAGGTGCAAACATAGGCACACACAATTAATCCAGTAAATTATAGGATATGTTGTACTTCAGCGGCTTTTGCCCATCGATCAAAAATGGGTATGTTGCTCGTTCCCCAGATTGAAGGCCTGAATGCAAAAAAAGccaaaagtgaaaaaagtaCTGCATCTCTTTTAATTCCCAAACAATGTCCTTTACGAGAGAATGGCTCGTattttgtttcatttttctgaTTGAGCTTTACGTCGTAGTAGAGTTGGACATCAATGTAGAAGTACAATCCCTGTATATCTCAAATAGCAGGTGATAAACGAAATCATAAAGTGGCAGCCATTTAATAGGAATAACGCTTTCAAGGATGGACTACACCCCCCTTGAAGTCCCACTTCAAATTATCCAACGCAGCTCTGCATCCACTTTTGATGACTAAGTGTAGCTTCTTAAAACCGTGCAAGAAAAGCGTTGACAGAAAGAATCGCTtgtaaatgaaaacaaaacaacCACCGCCCTTTCGGAACTACTTTACGATTACATGTCATTCCAGTAGCAATACAAGCCATACTTGATGAATGTCAATGACAGAGATGTCTATCTTTCATGGATGATTACTTATCTGTTGCGTGTCTAAGAATTTGACTGAGTCTGCTTATGTCGTGCGAAGATGTTTATTGCACGCAGTAGTGATGTCTGCGAATTCTAgctttttcagatttggaCCTAAATATTTGAACTCCCGTCATTGCTTGAATCAGTTTACAGTGAGTGTACTTGAAATACTGGCAATGGAggttaaaaaaaaatcttgtgGACTCTATAtatcaatatatatatatatgtatatgtatatattaCCATATGTGGCTAATATTCATCTTCAGGAACGATGGAAGCGATTCATAATAAAAATGCGGCTGCACCGACACAGCCAATTCCCATACCGACGGCTGCTTTAGCCGCACCGTTAATGGTTTGACTTGCACTTGGCACGGCTCCTGTCGAAGAAGAGCTCATAGTGGATGACATGATCtcagatgaagaagcaaCCGTAGAAGAAGCAACTGCAGAAGAGGCGACTtcagaggaagaggaagcacttgaagatgaggaagcAACTTCagaggatgatgatgcacctgaagatgaagaagcgACTTCAGAGGAAGAGGTCTCACTAGAGGAAGTTGCTGCACTAGAGGACGAGACACTCGATGTTGAGGGAACAGCGCTCGAACTACCAGTAGTTGATGTAGAGCTATCACTCTCAGATCCTGTTGGAACCGTGCTCATGGCGGCTGTAAGTGCTGGTGCCAATCTACTAGAATACCAGGGTAACTCTCTAACCAAGGTATTGACCTGATCAAAATCAATCTCAGAGTAATAAGTTGTGTAAGAGTCATCTGTAGCAGTAGCCATGGCCATTCCGATTTCCATGATTGCAGGTGGGATGTTAATGGTTGTCATAACGCTCATATAATCTTGCAAATGCCCTCTCGCATCACTTAAAATAACATTGATCTCTGCTGATTGGATAGGCTCGATTGCAGATACACCGGCAACAGCCAAGGCGATTAAAATTGCGGATTTAGTTAAGCTCATCTTAAGTTTATGATTGGCTTTTTGTTAAACTTGGAGTGGTGGCAGTTGCAAGAAAAGGACTTCATGTCGACACATTCATCTTCCTTTATACAATCTATTCCAGTATTCTAGACCATCGATTGACTCAACAGTTTTGGCTTCCAAAGTCTTGGCCGAATTCGtttaaatttttaaacGTCGTATTTCTCGTTTGTAGGCAGGCGGCCTTTAGACTAGTAACACTagtgaaaaagatgagaatCTGTAGATATTACCCTAATAGTCACAGCATTAATGTGACTGTGATTCCTGGGAGGTAGAAGAATATGTAAACTCgtaaaggaaaaaagaTTGGCGGTACCTTTCCCCATAAAAACAAACCTCGGCATCTACTAATCATATGTAGCAACTATGGATTAGGAATGAACAATGCTGGCCCAAAAATGATCTTCACGTCATTATGAGTCAAAATGCAACAATAATGACTGCTTTGTTGGGCTTCAACAATCCAATTAGGATTTTAGCCACCCTCTTTAGAAGCTAAACGATGCGTCACGGAATCAAATAGGAACATGAGAATTAGTGGCTAAGTGAATATGTTACCTAATATGTGAACAAATAATGATTAATGTACGGTCTATCAGTTAGCGAAACGACTTTAAAATCACTCTACGATCCTTTTGTGCCTGTTTAGCCGGTACACCGAAAGTGATGTCCTGAGCAACAAGTTCATCTGCCTTGACAGACACCTTCACGTAATCTAAAAGTTTCTCTAGATCAACCTTAGCTGATGGAATTCTGACTATTCCATGAACATCACCAATTATGTGATCGCCTGGATATATCACCTTCTCAGAGCCATCATTGATCAATATTGTCAGACTAACATTTACCGCAACTGGTTTAACAACCTTATTAGGTCCACAACTACTCAAACCGTAGCTGAAGACAGAGTGTTTCAGCTGTTGATGTTCTTGGAGATCTCTGATGCGACCAAAAACTGCGGAAGCTTCCGATTTCAAATACTGCGCTCTTGTAGACATCAACCCGCCATAAACGGCTTGCGTTATTCTCACATAAGGAGCATGATGTGATTGCAGATCTTTCGTCAAAGAAATAACTAAAAAAGATCCTTCCGGAACAGAGTCAATATAATTCACAGCTTCCCTAGGGTCGTCTATAGGCGCAAAAAGAACTGTATA containing:
- a CDS encoding bifunctional 4-hydroxy-4-methyl-2-oxoglutarate aldolase/oxaloacetate decarboxylase (similar to Saccharomyces cerevisiae YER010C; ancestral locus Anc_7.158); amino-acid sequence: MGVVCEELSKYSTCDISDGLLNFCNIEDGGFFPNLTRWSGNDSKETVAGKAYTVLFAPIDDPREAVNYIDSVPEGSFLVISLTKDLQSHHAPYVRITQAVYGGLMSTRAQYLKSEASAVFGRIRDLQEHQQLKHSVFSYGLSSCGPNKVVKPVAVNVSLTILINDGSEKVIYPGDHIIGDVHGIVRIPSAKVDLEKLLDYVKVSVKADELVAQDITFGVPAKQAQKDRRVILKSFR
- a CDS encoding GPI-anchored mannoprotein (similar to Saccharomyces cerevisiae TIR1 (YER011W); ancestral locus Anc_7.161) — its product is MSLTKSAILIALAVAGVSAIEPIQSAEINVILSDARGHLQDYMSVMTTINIPPAIMEIGMAMATATDDSYTTYYSEIDFDQVNTLVRELPWYSSRLAPALTAAMSTVPTGSESDSSTSTTGSSSAVPSTSSVSSSSAATSSSETSSSEVASSSSGASSSSEVASSSSSASSSSEVASSAVASSTVASSSEIMSSTMSSSSTGAVPSASQTINGAAKAAVGMGIGCVGAAAFLL
- the PDR11 gene encoding ATP-binding cassette multidrug transporter PDR11 (similar to Saccharomyces cerevisiae PDR11 (YIL013W); ancestral locus Anc_7.123a); protein product: MSFSKYFRSIPDCSVTFDGASIRLDQNHFINNHSEDFDIENSAKHGTFLNDLVFRAVGGEMVLVLGKSSSSFFKALFENHDRMSYFPEGSIRFKDNEYKSFSTKCPQHIIYNNEDDIHFPTLTVKQTVDFALDCKFSLSKSERDELRDALLEELGLANVADTRVGDEAIRGISGGERKRISILETFIANGSFYLWDNSTKGLDSSTALEFLNTLKRLTQTTKSVNFVKISQASDKIVQKFDKILLLSESYQVFYGTVEECLEYFTCTLEIPKDPNLCVIEYLTSILNFRPESTEHGMKMTLPHFQVMTPNFEEYLHQKWIVSCNHDNWKHITSRQIEEGCDRFNDDDLTPLFDTTRCTQIRCCTRRAFQRLLGDKGFIFAQVVSAVVEALVTGSLFYDIPLTTLGSFSKGSLTFFAVLFFTFMALADIPDTFQRQMVVNKQVKLHFYSRWIEAFGNTIHDYVFKLIIVILFTIILYFLAHFQADAARFFTFLLFLSIFNFTMVSLFSFIAFITPNISIANSVAGIVLLAIAMYASYVIYIQDMHPWFVWIAYINPAMFAMEAILSNELFNLQLDCSEMIVPRGLNYSDVPFSHKTCAWQGATLGRSFVYGKDYLKQALNYTYGHVWRNFGILLGFLAFLLVISLLAAEYVPPLFNKMTDYEILGRFHDYNAARKSSRGYMVQDERPDHSSSSSIDLFMSQKNIISKSDECMETGTYVESQNHVFSWSNIEYTVNGMKLIDGNSGFVATGMTALMGESGAGKTTLLNIFSRMTKSGVVSGQFLIDGKPLENLTAFSRSIGFVQQQDVHLDLLTVLESLEVSCVLRGDGDKSYINVISDLLKLNPNVLVRDLTPTDRKLLSIGVELVTKPSLLLLLDEPTSGLDSQAAMTVVKFLKKLSLQGQAILCTIHQPSKAIYSQFDNIMLLKSGGKCVYFGPAQSAARFFLKYDETLTFDGESDNPADFVIDVVGHNGGIKEEEENTGGKVMNWPQIWNDSLENEIVSEKRENLEQEALELSIDFTRSVRKEVSYTKQLLLITKRQYLCMKRDRAYVISKFALNGGAGLFVGFSFWNTKYNITGLKNATFLCFMSLCISSALINQVQNKALEAKGVYLTREASTNTYHWSIFLLAQLIVEIPLAIASSTLFFLCCYFCCGYSFAPHIAGVFYLNYIVFSLYYLTFGMWLIYSTPNLQTAAVIVAFLYSFTAEFCGVMQPYSLMPGFWKFMYRASPYTYFVENFVSLLLHERPVICKPMEVVPTMPPLGETCGEFMQDFVDEFGGKMVNPNSTSICAYCAYAIGDEFLKDQFMSYSHIWRNSGIELAFIGFNVAAMFAGFYVIYVRTGWISTTKNFLQKLLCSKYVKKHVNSY